Proteins co-encoded in one Methanobrevibacter sp. genomic window:
- a CDS encoding 4Fe-4S binding protein — translation MRFRYHKPIPDAYEVANPKNPKREISVKDFKSFEDLAHDFGVDGIRYSKLSEEFKKEWDIDFDNVITLIYIISDDILKMKQSKEKAILLDDEFQDIGRDIYRLADFLRSSGYEANILHPLDDRISLRAIAMQSNDCAILRSNMCLFKEGLASGFFQIATSIDNLPFKDENEMLWVEDYCKDCGNCIKKCPHDAYDENEKVIKKVCLAHHEGCSVCMLKCPFYKKGYDKIKEKYFKKLKKKR, via the coding sequence ATGAGATTTAGATACCATAAACCAATTCCTGATGCCTATGAGGTAGCAAATCCTAAAAATCCTAAAAGGGAAATAAGTGTTAAGGACTTTAAGTCATTTGAAGATTTGGCTCATGATTTTGGGGTAGATGGTATTAGGTACTCTAAACTTTCAGAAGAATTTAAAAAAGAGTGGGATATTGATTTTGACAATGTTATCACTCTCATTTATATTATTTCTGACGATATTCTTAAAATGAAGCAATCAAAAGAAAAAGCAATATTGTTGGATGACGAATTTCAGGATATCGGTAGGGATATTTACAGATTGGCTGATTTTTTAAGAAGTTCTGGTTATGAGGCTAATATATTGCATCCTTTAGATGATAGGATAAGCTTAAGGGCAATTGCAATGCAATCTAATGATTGCGCTATTCTCAGAAGCAATATGTGTCTGTTTAAAGAGGGATTGGCTAGTGGATTTTTCCAAATAGCAACTTCTATTGACAATCTTCCTTTCAAGGATGAAAATGAAATGCTTTGGGTGGAGGATTATTGTAAGGATTGTGGAAATTGTATTAAGAAGTGTCCTCATGACGCTTATGATGAAAATGAAAAAGTTATTAAAAAGGTATGTCTGGCCCATCATGAGGGTTGTAGTGTTTGTATGCTTAAATGTCCATTTTATAAAAAAGGTTATGATAAAATTAAAGAAAAATATTTTAAAAAATTGAAAAAAAAGAGGTAG
- a CDS encoding pyridoxal phosphate-dependent aminotransferase — protein sequence MDGKKIGMKPIKRYEKIERKPPKGYDSANDFFEAVFMDKDMIWMGQNTNHLVGDVIADAMASCVLEKEYCKYPPPEGFSELKKLILNDLGFEDFEVFLTAGATESLYLCMHALLEPEDNVITCDPGYLIIGTFADRFADEVKYVPIYNEENDYKLTPQLVRENLDENTKMIILIDPLNPLGVCYTEDEIKEFAQIAIENDIYLLHDVTYKDFAREHFLVADYAPENTLTVYSFSKIFGMAGVRIGAVISTDYIIEAIKNVVVNDLGVNIIAQYGAIKGLQTKDEWMDEVREITFHNQKLIKETVDKIDGIFLPVYPSDANMMVIDVSEAGINPKELSEYLLEREIFTREGEYTSKLFGDKYLRVSYSIPTNEIEVFCEEFPKAIEALRKN from the coding sequence ATGGATGGAAAGAAAATAGGCATGAAGCCTATAAAAAGATATGAAAAAATTGAGAGGAAACCCCCTAAAGGTTATGACTCAGCTAATGATTTCTTTGAAGCAGTATTCATGGATAAAGACATGATTTGGATGGGTCAAAATACAAACCATTTGGTCGGTGATGTTATAGCTGATGCTATGGCTTCTTGTGTTTTAGAAAAGGAATATTGTAAATATCCTCCTCCAGAAGGTTTTTCAGAACTTAAAAAATTAATATTAAACGATTTAGGATTCGAAGATTTTGAGGTATTTTTGACTGCAGGTGCAACAGAGTCCCTTTACCTTTGTATGCATGCTTTATTGGAACCTGAAGACAATGTAATTACTTGTGATCCTGGTTATTTGATTATTGGAACTTTTGCAGATAGATTTGCCGATGAAGTAAAGTACGTTCCAATTTATAATGAGGAAAATGATTATAAATTGACTCCTCAGCTTGTACGTGAAAATCTTGACGAAAACACTAAAATGATTATATTAATCGATCCACTTAATCCATTGGGTGTTTGCTATACAGAAGATGAAATCAAGGAATTTGCCCAAATAGCTATTGAAAACGATATCTATCTTTTGCATGACGTAACATACAAAGATTTTGCTCGTGAACATTTCTTGGTTGCTGATTATGCTCCGGAAAATACTTTAACCGTTTACAGCTTCTCCAAAATATTTGGAATGGCTGGTGTTAGGATTGGTGCAGTTATTTCAACAGATTATATAATTGAAGCTATTAAAAATGTTGTGGTAAATGATTTGGGAGTTAATATAATCGCCCAATATGGAGCTATCAAAGGTCTTCAAACCAAAGACGAATGGATGGATGAAGTCCGTGAAATAACATTCCATAATCAGAAATTGATTAAAGAGACTGTAGATAAGATAGATGGCATATTCTTACCAGTATATCCTTCCGACGCTAACATGATGGTTATTGATGTTTCAGAAGCGGGAATCAATCCAAAGGAATTGTCTGAGTACTTACTTGAAAGAGAAATATTCACAAGGGAAGGGGAATACACCAGTAAACTATTTGGAGACAAATATTTGCGTGTAAGTTATTCAATTCCAACAAACGAAATTGAAGTTTTCTGTGAAGAATTCCCGAAAGCCATTGAAGCTTTAAGAAAAAATTAG